The Mucilaginibacter terrae region CAGGTAAACTCTCACCAGCCTACCTCACGATCCTAATGACCTTACTCAATATCAAGAACGACATACTCAAACGATTGGTGGGATGACAGCAGATCAGGTCAAAGGGAAAGGATTCAAAGGCGCATTGAGCTACAACCTTGCTAAAGTGGCGAAAGGCGTAGCGGAAGTGCTCGCCTCCACCTTCAGCAGGGACGATAACGCACAGGCCATTTTGAAGGAAGTGAACCTGGTGAGAATGCAACGCCCTAATCTGGCCAAATACTTCTACCATACCTCGCTCAACTTCCCGGTCCATGAAGACTTAAAGAACGAGCAGATGAAAGCCATCGCAGGCGATTACTTAACTGCAATGGGATTTGGTGACAACCAGCACATCATCTTCCGGCATTATGATGCCGACCACCCGCACCTGCATATCCTGGTCAACCGTATCGGCTATGATGGCAGCTTGGTATCCGACAGTAACGACTATAAGCGCAGCGAACAGGCGTTGCGACAAATGGAGAAGCAATATGGCTTAACAGAGGTCATCAGCAGCAAGGAGGCCAAAGAACGGGCGATGACCAAGAGCGAGCTGGAAATGATGAAGCGTACGGACGAACCATCGGCCAAGCTCAAATTACAGGTATTGGTTGGGGAGGTTATTGAAAGTAAGCATGATTTGAATATACAGACATTCATCGGCAGGTTGGAAGCCAAAGGCGTAAACGTGATGTTCAATCAGGCCAGTACCGGCTTTGTTAGTGGCATATCGTACGGATATGAAGGATTACAGTTTAAAGGTGCCCACTTAGGCAATGCCTATAAATGGCAGGCCATTAAAACAGGAACAGGTTATGAACAAGAAAGAGATCGCACAGCAATACACGAGGCGAATGTTAGAACAATCGCCCTTAGAGCAGAACGAACAGCCGCAGGAGAAGACAGCAAACGAACCGCAGGCAAACGAACCAAACAGGCAAACGGAAAACGAACAAATGCAGGGCATTCTCAAAATGGTGCAGCTTCTATACCAGAAGGCACAGGAGAACTACAAAAGCAGCTTGAACAAAGAAGCGGAGCGCAGCTTGCTCAAATTGCGGGAAGTGGACACGACGGCAACCAACCTGGCCTTTCAGATCCAAAGGATCGTAACAGCCGCAAAGGATATCAGCAAAGCGCAGAACAAGGTAGGCAGCAGGTGGGTAATCCGTCTTTACCTCATAGCGATCTTATCAGCGATCTGCTCGGCGTTAACGACCCTGGTAGTGGTATGGCTCCTGTGGAACTAACGCAGAACCGCCGCTGGAAGAAAAAGAAGAAGCGCGGGTTATCTCATTAAGGTGAATACTCGTATTGTTCCAGTGAACAAAGGAACAAATGTTCATTTGTTCAAATGCAGAAAGCGAGCTTTGTTCTTTTCTACAAATATTCATTTCTGTAATTCTATAAATGCAGATTTGTACAAAGCTGCATTTGAACAAAAGACTACACCCTTGGCCGTCTCGGCCGTTTATCTCTTTCCGATGCCGGTCGTTCCTCCGGTTTGCCGTATCCCCGTGAGATATTGCTTACCTGTCTACTAAATCTTGGTTTAATTTCCGCCGGTTTGTCCTCACTGATCTTGAACGTAAGCGCCCGTTCGCCCATCATGACACCATCGAGTGCGATAACGGTATTCTCAGCATCGGTAAGGCTTTCCATTTCAATAAAGGCGTAGCCCTTACAGATCCTGGTCTTCTTATCGCGGACGATCTTCATGGTAGCGATATTACCATGCGGGCCGATCAGTTTGGCCAGTTCCATTTCGGTGATCTCTAAGGGAAAACCACTTACAAAAAGTTTGTACATGACATTATAAGGTTAGGTAATTATATTCAATCATTCTATAAAAAGCTTTACAGGTTGGGACAAGTGACTACTTGGTCTAACCTGTAAACCCGGCAATGCCAATTGCCGGTTAGCTGGACATTTTATTAACGACTGCCAGGATAAGTTATTTTCATAGGTAACTGCTCATTCCTACAACTAACACAACAAGCTACATAGCTAGAAGAGCGTAAGCATTAATCATTTGCTGCAAAGTTCGCCCGTCAGTCCGCAAACAGGTGGTTTTAATTTGTTTTTTTTCGGAATCAAGGTCGTATCCAAAAAATGGGTATCCCTCCGTACCTCCGGGAGCCTCCGCATTTTTAGGATCTCCACCTTGCCCTAATTGCGTCCTGCGGGCGGGGTGGCAGCCATAATTAATTTTTTACTCATTAAAACTTTAAGGTTATGGCAGTTACTAAAAATTTCAAGGACACCTATCAGGAAGTAACAGACGCGGTTATCGAGCAAATGGAAAGCGGCAACATCGTATGGCGATGCAGCTGGAACCAGGTCGGCTTCCCAATGAACGTAACGACCGGGATCAGCTACCGGGGCTGGAATGTTTTCTGGCTCAATTTCCACACGATGCTGAAAGGCTATAGCATGCCTTATTACATTACCTTCAAACAGGCGCAGGACTTAGGCGGCACCATTAAGAAAGGTGAGAAAGGCACTAAGATCACCTACTGGGCCAGCATTAAGGTTAAGGGACAAAATGATGAAGCAGCAGAGCAACCAACTGACGGTGACAACGCAGTACAACAAACCAGGATGGTGCCCAAGATACATACCGTGTTTAACATCGACCAGACGGAGGGTATAGACTTTCCAAAGGTCGAAGCCTTGTTCAGGTCTGATGCTGAGAAGATAGCCGCCTGTGAGCAGATCATTGAAGACATGCCGAATAGGCCGCAATTGAACCTGAATGGCCAGTACCCGGTCTATTACCCGCTGAAGGATATGGTGGCCGTACCGGACATCGCCCAGTTTGACAGCAGCGAGGAATACTATTGTGCCCTGTTTCACGAACTGGCGCATAGTACAGGGCATGAAAGCCGTTTAAGCCGTAAGGAGATCACCCAGCCGAACAAATATGGCAGTGAGCCTTATTCCAGGGAAGAGCTTACAGCAGAACTGACCGCTGCATTCCTATGTGCCATTA contains the following coding sequences:
- a CDS encoding RNA recognition motif domain-containing protein, which translates into the protein MYKLFVSGFPLEITEMELAKLIGPHGNIATMKIVRDKKTRICKGYAFIEMESLTDAENTVIALDGVMMGERALTFKISEDKPAEIKPRFSRQVSNISRGYGKPEERPASERDKRPRRPRV
- a CDS encoding ArdC family protein, which encodes MAVTKNFKDTYQEVTDAVIEQMESGNIVWRCSWNQVGFPMNVTTGISYRGWNVFWLNFHTMLKGYSMPYYITFKQAQDLGGTIKKGEKGTKITYWASIKVKGQNDEAAEQPTDGDNAVQQTRMVPKIHTVFNIDQTEGIDFPKVEALFRSDAEKIAACEQIIEDMPNRPQLNLNGQYPVYYPLKDMVAVPDIAQFDSSEEYYCALFHELAHSTGHESRLSRKEITQPNKYGSEPYSREELTAELTAAFLCAITGIQQQTIQNSAAYLKGWLKALKNDKTLILKAAGQAQKAADYIMAVVHEPEPAG
- a CDS encoding relaxase/mobilization nuclease domain-containing protein, which produces MTADQVKGKGFKGALSYNLAKVAKGVAEVLASTFSRDDNAQAILKEVNLVRMQRPNLAKYFYHTSLNFPVHEDLKNEQMKAIAGDYLTAMGFGDNQHIIFRHYDADHPHLHILVNRIGYDGSLVSDSNDYKRSEQALRQMEKQYGLTEVISSKEAKERAMTKSELEMMKRTDEPSAKLKLQVLVGEVIESKHDLNIQTFIGRLEAKGVNVMFNQASTGFVSGISYGYEGLQFKGAHLGNAYKWQAIKTGTGYEQERDRTAIHEANVRTIALRAERTAAGEDSKRTAGKRTKQANGKRTNAGHSQNGAASIPEGTGELQKQLEQRSGAQLAQIAGSGHDGNQPGLSDPKDRNSRKGYQQSAEQGRQQVGNPSLPHSDLISDLLGVNDPGSGMAPVELTQNRRWKKKKKRGLSH